GGATAAACCATCAAGCTTCCAGCATACCCTTTCGCAGAAGTTACCTCTTCAGGGAAAAACGCTTCCAGCTCTTCTGTGGTTGTATCTGGGTCACTGCAAAGAACCTGGGCCTGATATGCACTGAAACCGTATGCCCGCTCAATTAAATCAAAAATATGTCCCCCAGGGATCCGCGCTGCGACTTCTCCAAAATGAAGCGTGCCGTCAGGTGAAATGAAAAATTCCGGGTGGATCACTCCATATTTGATTTCAAAGGAAGTGACCAGCTTTTCAATTTCTTCTCGGATTCTAGGGCGCCATTCTTCTAGAGAAGGAGATGCAGGAACAAAATTAGAATGCCCTAATTGGACATATTCCGTAATATTTAAGAAATAAACTTTCCCATTGTGAACAAACGCTTCACAGGAAAATTCCTGACCGTCTAAGTGGCTCTCCATTAAACAAGGAAAATCCTCCTGAGGGATCAGATCGATATCAGAAGCATCCCGTATAACCCGGTGGCCAACCGTGCCGGCTTTATTTAAAGGCTTTACATGAATAGGGTCATTGATATCCCCGTCTATTTTAATTAAAGCCTCATTCACCCGTTTTAAAAAGCGGTACACATCTTCTTTTTGGTACGCCTCTTCAAATACCCCGACTTTGATGCCGGACATTTGTGCTTTTCGCTTCATAAGCCCTTTATCTCGAAGAAGAAGAGATCGATTGAAAATACGGGGATCATCCTGGAACCTCGCGTTTAAAGCACCTGCCCATTCAACCGTTTCTTCATAGATTGGAACCGCAAGCTTTACGCCTAAAGAATGCAGCTCTTTATATAGCTCCTCTGATTTTTCATTTAACCGCTCGAACTGCCAGCCGACAAACTGAATGTCATTTTCTTTGGCAAACGGTTCAAATTCAGGCGGTCCTACTACAAGAAAAGGCCGGTCAAGCTTGTCTACCGCTTCAATGACAGGCAGACTCCACCCAAGAAGGGCTGTAACTTTTTTTTCATTTTCCATTTCTTCTTCCCATCCTTTGACTAAAAAATAACAAACAGGGGTACAATTCCCTATCTTACTATAAATCAAACTTTTTTGTCTGATTTTTGTTTATTTTCTAATTTTTTGAGATACTAATTAATAGTTTATATATGTAAGAGGTAAATATTACAAAAGAGTAGGGTAA
The genomic region above belongs to Domibacillus sp. DTU_2020_1001157_1_SI_ALB_TIR_016 and contains:
- a CDS encoding acetyl-CoA carboxylase biotin carboxylase subunit family protein — protein: MENEKKVTALLGWSLPVIEAVDKLDRPFLVVGPPEFEPFAKENDIQFVGWQFERLNEKSEELYKELHSLGVKLAVPIYEETVEWAGALNARFQDDPRIFNRSLLLRDKGLMKRKAQMSGIKVGVFEEAYQKEDVYRFLKRVNEALIKIDGDINDPIHVKPLNKAGTVGHRVIRDASDIDLIPQEDFPCLMESHLDGQEFSCEAFVHNGKVYFLNITEYVQLGHSNFVPASPSLEEWRPRIREEIEKLVTSFEIKYGVIHPEFFISPDGTLHFGEVAARIPGGHIFDLIERAYGFSAYQAQVLCSDPDTTTEELEAFFPEEVTSAKGYAGSLMVYPRVKIIDRLEVPEELKSHPYFEKHDMFIPATSKVAERVGFGNHYGTIFFFGEDSEEMRGLMKKYETYDFYL